A region of Diospyros lotus cultivar Yz01 chromosome 3, ASM1463336v1, whole genome shotgun sequence DNA encodes the following proteins:
- the LOC127796582 gene encoding uncharacterized protein LOC127796582: protein MASRQFIPHSVNNRVCASPSAHVVRHRHSKTVTCLHRILRIISSFPPPTESPKSELSSSLRGGSRLALFDVDLNLRFGSPVSTPLETVETECSPENAGAERSSVAECQCDLTGINLLGSGIEADVLGGKALDVSEITTTEVPCLEMNGDQSPVVSSKAEEAGEKEHQPEPDRHEGCLHLLVEAVKIISGEFKDSESEPKQPHRNGELGREFRGKRRTTSGESDGRESKRRKLNYGWTVNLYADLEDTSPIVRTKRGRRQALPLKYRDSVLEPLEPLSRHRSRFVALLQRFLV, encoded by the exons ATGGCGTCGCGTCAGTTCATCCCCCATTCAGTCAACAATCGGGTTTGCGCTTCTCCCTCTGCTCATGTTGTCCGCCATCGACATTCCAAAACGGTGACATGTCTGCACAGGATTCTGCGCATAATCTCTTCCTTCCCACCCCCCACTGAATCCCCCAAATCGGAGCTGTCTTCGAGTTTGAGAGGTGGAAGTCGTTTGGCTTTGTTCGATGTTGACTTGAACCTTCGATTTGGCTCGCCTGTTTCGACCCCATTAGAAACGGTAGAGACCGAGTGTTCGCCGGAGAATGCCGGCGCTGAGAGGAGCTCGGTCGCTGAATGTCAATGTGATCTCACTGGAATAAACTTGCTCGGAAGTGGCATAGAAGCTGATGTTTTGGGGGGAAAAGCACTAGATGTATCGGAGATCACGACGACGGAAGTTCCGTGCCTGGAGATGAACGGCGATCAGTCTCCAGTCGTCTCGAGCAAGGCCGAAGAAGCCGGAGAAAAAGAGCACCAACCAGAACCGGACCGGCACGAAGGCTGTCTCCATTTGCTCGTCGAAGCCGTGAAAATCATCTCCGGCGAGTTCAAAGACAGCGAATCGGAGCCGAAGCAACCGCATCGGAACGGCGAACTCGGCCGCGAGTTTCGCGGAAAGCGGAGAACGACGTCCGGTGAATCCGACGGAAGGGAATCGAAACGGCGGAAGCTTAACTACGGTTGGACGGTGAACCTGTACGCCGACTTGGAGGATACATCGCCGATCGTTAGAACGAAGCGAGGGCGGAGGCAGGCGCTACCGCTCAAATACAGAGACTCGGTCCTCGAGCCACTGGAACCATTATCGCGGCATCGATCAAG ATTTGTGGCTTTGTTACAGAGATTTCTcgtttga